The Spirosoma foliorum genome has a window encoding:
- a CDS encoding N-acetylmuramoyl-L-alanine amidase family protein, translating to MTTLVLAVVPLLALTTPDFLVSELKQDTIRRVGSQDTETTSSTSNAPNQLRTIVLDAGHGGKDPGTHGRYAKEKTINLNLILQLGRKIKEKHPNVRVIYTRSSDHFVDLYERGAIANRNRADLFISIHCNASPSSSRVYGTETYTLGLHRTQSNLDVARRENAVILQEKNYQQTYKGFDPNSPLATIMLANYQHAFIESSINFAEKLERSFRYNASRKSNGVKQAGFIVLWKTTMPSVLIESGYLTNPDEEDYLRSEEGQDEMTDAIYKAFLRYKEEIEAGG from the coding sequence ATGACAACGCTGGTTTTGGCAGTAGTTCCTCTACTCGCCTTAACTACGCCCGATTTTTTAGTTTCTGAGCTAAAACAGGACACCATTCGCCGGGTTGGATCTCAGGATACCGAAACAACTTCGTCGACGAGTAATGCCCCCAACCAACTCCGCACTATTGTGCTGGATGCGGGTCATGGGGGTAAAGATCCTGGCACACATGGTCGTTATGCTAAAGAAAAAACGATCAACCTAAACCTAATTCTGCAATTAGGGCGGAAAATTAAGGAGAAGCATCCAAATGTTCGGGTTATTTATACGCGATCATCCGATCATTTTGTTGATTTATATGAGCGTGGTGCTATCGCCAACCGAAATCGGGCCGATTTATTTATCTCTATTCACTGCAATGCCAGCCCATCGAGTAGCCGGGTATATGGTACCGAAACGTACACGCTGGGCTTACACAGAACCCAAAGTAATCTGGATGTAGCCCGACGTGAAAACGCGGTTATTCTGCAGGAAAAAAATTACCAGCAGACCTATAAAGGATTTGACCCCAACTCGCCTTTAGCGACCATCATGCTGGCTAATTACCAACATGCGTTCATTGAAAGTAGTATTAATTTTGCCGAAAAACTGGAGCGTAGCTTTCGGTACAACGCCAGCCGAAAAAGTAATGGCGTTAAACAGGCTGGTTTTATTGTACTCTGGAAAACAACGATGCCCAGCGTACTGATTGAAAGTGGGTACCTGACCAATCCTGATGAAGAGGATTATTTACGATCAGAAGAGGGCCAGGATGAAATGACCGACGCTATTTATAAAGCATTTCTACGCTATAAAGAAGAGATTGAAGCAGGAGGGTAG
- a CDS encoding putative LPS assembly protein LptD, whose amino-acid sequence MQPGIVSPNVVRPESPIKPNPPKLTQTKRNQTKTKTTKPGSTTARKPTVSADSSQIAASDSVSADSTQVPDAFKTTVNYQAKDSTIYAADGQTVELFGDASVIYGDISLKAEYIRLNYLTNEVYAKGRYDSIAKKLIGRPVFQDGEGKYDAKEIRYNFQSRKGRIQGVITQQGEGNIRGTTVKKDAEDNLYIGKAIYTTCNLATPHFHINASKLKVIHNTQVVAGPFNLVINQIPLPIGLPFGFFPFPKRKEIGVSGIIVPQYGEEPNGRGFYLRDGGYYWAVNENLGLQFKGQIYSRGSWGLGVSSAYNKRYRYSGSVNLQFNRNRSGDRVDTTQTPRNDFSFTWSHSPVPRGRGSFSANVNVSSNSYNQFNSYSTQSYISNVAGSSVQYSRTFGQYVRAGANVRVNQQFGQVNQVTGVRANGKTDVSSDFNFGVNQIAPFALKGGSGRWYESFRVGLDVSGSIGVSNTIKTQLDTTGLGFPVVTGLTTISALQRYQDSLTRVNNLRLGIVAADPTLIAFSFPNADRIWQNRVIQARYSIPIGLPNVKLFRYINLTPGISLQGNIYTKKLSQNMAALEENGSIKIDTARGIYASYNFATSVSMNTRFYGTYFLRGKRIEAIRHTIAPSISFSYTPDFTNPVFGQVFTVVGKPGTATNDILMSLPDYRRKLSVFRGIDGASTSSASSSQSAFISFGVVNQLEMKVRTRSDSLGQEFKKIPIFDNFSINGSYNFLAPDYKLSPISVSANTQIFKNISFNFSSTFDPYATKAYGGTAQYYFPTTVTALTPLAYSPSIQALRAGQEYTGQQYIRVPNLYAFQAGQGLLRLTNLQAYVSARFAPKQADKKKSSPNASDATMKAINSNPELYVDFNVPWSMNVSYTFGLTKLTPELSQVVQALTLTGDLSLTPKWKITINTGYDFAYQSPTLTTIGINRDLHCWEMAFNWTPYSGNNFRSGNYSFDLRVRSAILQELKLSRRRSFYDRGGF is encoded by the coding sequence ATGCAGCCGGGTATTGTTTCGCCCAACGTAGTTCGTCCAGAAAGCCCGATTAAGCCCAACCCACCTAAGCTAACGCAAACGAAACGAAATCAAACAAAAACAAAAACAACGAAACCTGGCAGTACCACAGCGCGTAAACCTACTGTTTCGGCTGATTCATCACAGATTGCGGCAAGCGACTCGGTTAGCGCGGATTCCACACAGGTACCCGATGCGTTTAAAACTACTGTCAACTATCAGGCCAAAGACTCGACCATCTATGCAGCTGATGGTCAAACCGTCGAATTATTCGGTGATGCCAGCGTGATTTATGGTGATATCTCACTGAAAGCCGAATATATCCGACTCAATTACTTAACGAACGAAGTATACGCTAAAGGTCGGTACGATTCAATAGCAAAAAAACTAATTGGTCGACCTGTTTTTCAGGATGGCGAAGGAAAGTATGACGCTAAAGAGATTCGCTACAATTTCCAATCCCGAAAAGGGCGAATTCAGGGCGTTATCACGCAACAGGGCGAAGGGAATATACGAGGTACCACGGTTAAAAAGGATGCGGAGGATAATCTCTACATCGGCAAGGCGATTTACACGACCTGTAACCTGGCAACCCCACACTTTCATATCAACGCCAGTAAGTTAAAGGTTATTCATAACACACAGGTTGTGGCCGGGCCATTTAATCTGGTCATTAACCAGATTCCGCTACCCATTGGCTTACCTTTTGGATTTTTCCCATTCCCCAAGCGGAAAGAAATTGGGGTTTCTGGAATCATCGTGCCGCAATATGGGGAAGAGCCAAACGGGCGGGGTTTTTATCTTCGCGACGGTGGCTATTATTGGGCGGTTAACGAAAATCTTGGTCTTCAGTTTAAAGGCCAGATTTATTCGCGTGGAAGCTGGGGGTTAGGTGTCTCATCAGCGTATAACAAACGGTACCGCTACAGTGGATCGGTCAACCTGCAATTCAACCGTAACCGTTCCGGCGACCGGGTCGATACTACCCAAACTCCACGTAACGATTTCTCGTTTACCTGGTCGCACTCACCCGTACCACGCGGACGGGGCAGTTTCTCGGCCAATGTCAACGTTAGTAGCAACAGTTACAACCAGTTTAACTCCTACAGTACCCAGTCGTACATCTCCAATGTAGCGGGGTCGTCGGTACAGTATAGCCGCACGTTTGGGCAATACGTACGGGCAGGTGCCAACGTACGGGTGAACCAGCAATTTGGCCAGGTGAATCAGGTAACGGGCGTTCGGGCAAACGGGAAAACAGATGTATCATCAGACTTCAACTTTGGTGTGAATCAGATTGCGCCGTTTGCGCTCAAAGGTGGTTCGGGCCGTTGGTACGAAAGTTTCCGGGTGGGACTGGATGTCAGTGGGTCTATTGGCGTAAGCAATACCATCAAAACCCAACTCGATACAACTGGTTTAGGGTTCCCGGTTGTTACAGGCTTAACAACCATTAGCGCTCTTCAACGCTATCAGGATAGCCTGACCCGTGTCAATAATCTTCGCCTTGGTATTGTGGCAGCCGATCCGACTTTAATTGCCTTTAGCTTTCCCAATGCGGATCGAATCTGGCAAAATCGGGTGATACAGGCTCGCTATAGCATTCCCATAGGATTACCAAACGTTAAACTGTTCCGGTACATTAACCTGACACCGGGCATTTCGCTACAAGGGAATATCTACACGAAAAAGTTGTCTCAGAATATGGCTGCCCTGGAGGAGAACGGTTCCATAAAGATTGATACGGCCAGGGGCATTTATGCATCCTATAACTTCGCGACTAGTGTCAGTATGAATACGCGTTTTTATGGAACGTATTTCCTTCGAGGCAAACGCATTGAAGCCATCCGTCACACCATAGCGCCTTCTATTTCATTTAGTTATACGCCTGACTTTACAAATCCGGTTTTTGGTCAGGTTTTTACGGTTGTGGGCAAACCAGGCACAGCTACAAATGATATCTTGATGAGTTTACCCGATTACCGCCGTAAGCTCTCGGTATTCCGGGGAATCGATGGCGCAAGTACTAGTAGTGCATCGAGTTCGCAATCGGCTTTCATTTCATTCGGGGTTGTAAACCAGTTGGAAATGAAAGTCCGAACCCGAAGTGATTCATTGGGGCAGGAGTTTAAGAAGATTCCAATTTTTGATAACTTCAGTATCAATGGAAGCTACAACTTCCTGGCTCCGGACTATAAGCTATCACCAATCTCGGTTAGTGCTAACACCCAGATTTTCAAGAATATTAGCTTTAACTTTTCATCAACATTCGACCCTTACGCAACTAAAGCTTACGGTGGTACAGCCCAGTATTATTTCCCCACAACGGTTACTGCGCTAACTCCGCTGGCTTATTCGCCCTCTATTCAGGCGCTGCGAGCTGGGCAAGAATACACCGGTCAGCAATACATTCGAGTACCCAATCTGTACGCCTTCCAGGCCGGCCAAGGTCTGCTTCGCTTAACGAACCTGCAGGCTTACGTCAGTGCACGCTTTGCTCCAAAACAAGCCGATAAGAAGAAAAGCAGCCCAAATGCATCTGATGCGACCATGAAAGCCATCAATAGCAATCCGGAGCTTTATGTCGACTTCAACGTCCCCTGGTCAATGAACGTGAGTTATACATTTGGTCTGACCAAACTAACGCCTGAACTATCGCAGGTAGTGCAGGCGCTGACGTTAACGGGTGATCTGAGCTTGACTCCAAAGTGGAAAATAACCATCAATACAGGCTACGATTTCGCTTACCAGAGCCCTACGCTCACCACCATTGGCATTAACCGCGATTTGCACTGCTGGGAAATGGCGTTCAACTGGACACCTTATTCTGGCAACAATTTCCGTTCTGGTAACTACTCATTCGATTTACGAGTACGGTCGGCTATCTTACAGGAGCTTAAGCTGAGCCGTCGCCGGAGCTTCTACGACCGGGGTGGATTTTAG
- the gldG gene encoding gliding motility-associated ABC transporter substrate-binding protein GldG, whose translation MKSALSRTLLIVAILIAVNILSAFVFFRLDLTQEKRYTLSEATQTLLANLPDDVHIDVYLTGDLPPGFKRLENAVQETLDGFQAEAGTKITYRFINPDDVTSPDAKNKLIDKLQQRGLFPTNLFDNEGGKRTEKLIFPGAIVSYQGKETPVLLLKGNKAASPQEQLNQSYEGVEFQLASAIQKLTQTKENRHRVGLLYGHTQVPPSRFSDLLASIQQNYELFFIDMTKPGPITGLDLVLVPKPDKAFSEDEIFKLDQFVVNGGRALFFVDGQRVDSVSNEGTYAQPLSLNLDDLFFRWGVRINRDVVKDLYCAPVPLNVGNLGDKPNIQLVPWRFYPRLNNFGTSVNPIVRNLDAVVGHFVSTLDTVRSTGIQKTPLLLTSPYTKLLKTPALISYNEARQQPDPQTYNEGTHIIGCLLEGKFQSLFANRILPGDPRAAGFKAEGIASRILICSDGDLIINDVDYKRQTPYPLGFDRYTRTTYANKDFALNAIDYLVDPNGVIEARNRTVTLRPLDKIRVDAGRTGWQALNLLGPLAMLGIVGLVWQVIRRRQYGQ comes from the coding sequence ATGAAATCCGCTCTCTCGCGCACGCTTCTTATTGTTGCAATATTAATTGCCGTCAATATACTGTCGGCCTTTGTCTTTTTCCGGCTCGATTTAACTCAGGAAAAACGGTATACCCTGTCTGAAGCCACACAGACATTATTGGCCAATCTGCCCGATGACGTCCATATCGATGTGTATTTAACGGGCGATCTTCCTCCGGGATTTAAACGGCTCGAAAATGCCGTTCAGGAAACCTTAGATGGCTTTCAAGCTGAAGCGGGTACTAAAATTACCTATCGATTTATTAACCCCGATGACGTTACTAGTCCCGATGCGAAGAATAAGCTAATTGACAAACTACAGCAACGAGGCCTTTTCCCTACAAACCTGTTTGATAATGAAGGGGGAAAGCGTACCGAAAAATTGATATTTCCGGGTGCCATTGTCTCCTATCAGGGTAAAGAAACACCTGTACTACTGCTCAAAGGGAACAAAGCCGCTTCGCCACAGGAACAATTAAATCAGTCGTATGAAGGTGTTGAGTTTCAACTAGCTTCGGCGATTCAGAAGCTGACGCAGACCAAAGAAAATCGCCATCGGGTGGGGTTATTATATGGGCATACCCAAGTGCCTCCCTCCCGTTTTTCGGATTTGCTTGCATCAATCCAACAGAATTACGAACTGTTTTTTATTGACATGACCAAGCCCGGCCCCATTACCGGCCTGGATCTGGTACTGGTTCCAAAACCCGATAAAGCTTTTTCAGAAGATGAAATCTTTAAGCTAGATCAGTTTGTCGTAAATGGGGGACGAGCGCTGTTTTTTGTAGATGGACAACGCGTTGACAGTGTCAGTAACGAAGGCACCTACGCCCAACCGTTGAGCCTGAATCTTGACGACTTATTCTTTCGTTGGGGAGTTCGCATCAATCGCGATGTCGTTAAGGATTTGTACTGCGCGCCTGTTCCGCTCAACGTAGGTAATCTGGGCGACAAACCTAATATTCAACTAGTTCCCTGGCGGTTTTATCCACGACTCAACAACTTCGGCACATCCGTTAATCCGATTGTCCGTAACCTGGATGCCGTGGTAGGGCATTTTGTAAGTACCCTCGATACGGTTCGGTCAACGGGTATTCAGAAAACACCTTTGTTGTTAACTTCGCCTTATACGAAACTACTAAAAACGCCAGCACTGATTTCGTATAACGAAGCTCGTCAGCAACCAGATCCGCAAACGTACAACGAGGGCACTCACATTATTGGTTGTCTGCTTGAAGGTAAATTCCAGTCGTTGTTCGCCAATCGAATTCTACCCGGCGACCCACGCGCTGCTGGTTTTAAAGCAGAGGGCATAGCCTCCCGGATATTGATCTGTTCCGACGGTGACCTGATCATTAATGATGTGGATTACAAACGTCAAACGCCTTATCCACTCGGCTTCGATCGTTACACGCGTACTACCTATGCGAACAAAGATTTCGCCTTAAACGCCATTGATTATTTGGTCGACCCAAACGGTGTAATCGAAGCTCGTAATCGAACTGTCACGTTACGCCCTTTAGACAAAATTCGCGTTGACGCTGGCCGTACAGGTTGGCAGGCACTTAACCTTCTAGGCCCATTGGCCATGTTGGGCATTGTAGGATTGGTTTGGCAGGTAATTCGGCGCAGGCAGTATGGTCAGTAA
- a CDS encoding complex I subunit 4 family protein: MILSLLIFIPLLGSLAVALLPESLSVRFRWIALGITFAEVVLASAAYVTFDASMAGYQLLEQANWITLPLGRLGIASIDYLVGVDGISLPLVVLSAVVMLVGVISSWSLTHRAKAYYALYLLLTGTIMGCFVALDFFLFFLFFEFMLLPMYFLIGLWGGPRREYASIKFFLYTLLGSLLILLVMIGLYLSVMDPVSTAVVAGLVADPSAVTDDIVRTLQTYLQNGQLNPAQIVHTFDMRYLADGSNYLPNAFLNPAAEPIILGLPARMLAFWAVFIGFAIKLPIVPVHTWLPDAHVEAPTPVSVVLAGVLLKIGGYGFLRIVWDFFPDGAAEYAQTLGGLGVLSIVYGGLNALAQSDLKKMIAYSSVSHMGFVLLGIASLTAEGINGAIYQMVSHGVLSAMLFLIVGVLYDRTHDRQIDSYRGLMQPMPRYTTLTVIAFFASLGLPGFSGFVGELFTLMGGFQSSWLPGWMTAIATTGILLAAAYFLWTLQRMFFGPTWVRPFESQAGTTAVLSDLTTREKLMLIPLGLMALVLGLFPNLIFNLTSATVGQWLVKFSVE; the protein is encoded by the coding sequence ATGATTCTTTCATTACTCATTTTTATTCCGTTACTCGGCTCACTGGCAGTGGCATTGCTGCCGGAAAGTCTGTCGGTACGGTTTCGTTGGATAGCCTTAGGAATAACTTTTGCTGAAGTTGTTTTGGCCAGTGCGGCTTATGTAACATTCGATGCCAGCATGGCGGGTTACCAACTTCTTGAACAAGCTAACTGGATCACCTTGCCCCTTGGAAGACTGGGCATAGCCTCTATTGACTATTTAGTGGGCGTTGATGGGATTAGCTTACCGCTGGTTGTTCTATCGGCAGTAGTAATGCTTGTCGGAGTTATTTCTTCCTGGTCGCTGACACACCGGGCTAAAGCTTACTACGCGCTCTATTTATTGCTAACAGGGACTATTATGGGCTGTTTCGTCGCACTTGATTTCTTCCTGTTTTTCCTGTTCTTCGAATTCATGCTTTTGCCAATGTACTTCCTGATTGGTTTGTGGGGTGGCCCACGCCGGGAGTATGCATCGATCAAATTTTTTCTCTACACATTGCTGGGTTCGTTGCTGATTTTATTGGTCATGATTGGCCTGTACTTGTCTGTCATGGACCCCGTCAGTACGGCAGTTGTTGCCGGTCTGGTGGCTGACCCATCGGCAGTGACTGACGATATTGTTCGTACGTTGCAGACGTATTTGCAAAATGGTCAGTTAAATCCAGCGCAGATCGTACACACGTTCGATATGCGTTATCTGGCTGATGGGAGCAACTATTTGCCGAACGCCTTTCTGAACCCAGCCGCCGAACCGATCATACTCGGCCTACCTGCCCGAATGCTGGCCTTTTGGGCCGTGTTTATTGGGTTTGCTATTAAACTACCCATTGTACCCGTGCATACCTGGTTGCCCGACGCGCACGTTGAAGCCCCCACGCCGGTATCGGTCGTACTGGCTGGCGTGTTGCTGAAAATTGGTGGTTATGGTTTTCTGCGAATTGTATGGGATTTCTTTCCCGACGGAGCCGCCGAATATGCGCAGACGTTAGGCGGATTGGGCGTATTATCAATCGTATACGGCGGCTTAAACGCACTGGCGCAGAGTGACCTTAAAAAGATGATCGCCTACTCATCGGTATCGCACATGGGCTTTGTTTTGTTAGGTATTGCGTCGCTGACGGCGGAGGGTATCAATGGCGCTATCTATCAAATGGTAAGTCACGGCGTATTGTCGGCGATGTTGTTCCTGATTGTCGGCGTTCTGTATGATCGTACTCACGATCGTCAGATTGACTCGTATCGTGGTCTGATGCAGCCTATGCCACGGTATACAACCCTTACCGTTATTGCCTTTTTTGCCTCGCTCGGCTTGCCAGGGTTCTCCGGATTTGTGGGTGAATTATTCACCCTGATGGGCGGGTTTCAATCGAGCTGGCTGCCGGGTTGGATGACAGCTATTGCCACTACAGGCATTCTGCTGGCGGCCGCTTATTTTCTATGGACGCTCCAGCGCATGTTTTTTGGCCCTACCTGGGTTCGCCCCTTCGAATCGCAAGCTGGGACAACGGCGGTCCTCTCCGATTTGACCACCCGCGAAAAACTTATGCTCATTCCGTTGGGGTTAATGGCATTAGTATTGGGCTTATTTCCAAATCTGATTTTCAACCTTACCAGTGCAACAGTGGGGCAGTGGCTGGTGAAGTTTTCGGTGGAGTAA
- a CDS encoding NADH-quinone oxidoreductase subunit 5 family protein, with protein MPVDNSQLLHLLTLVLPALPFAGFLVLAVASRRIAGILAIILTSAGLILSILLALSLTEQSVVVPLNWAILSGVSFPMSLRVDALAAMMLILVHFVALLVEIYSVSYLHDEPKLRRYFAYLQLFVGSMLGIVMAGNLLILYAFWELVGLASYLLIGFYAERKAASKAAMKAFLMNRVGDIGFLIGIFLTYYYFDTLDFDALTVKSAGVITPTSLGLCLFMGCVGKSAQFPLLTWLPDAMEGPTPVSALLHAATMVAAGIFLLARIHPLVSPDALVVITLVGTITTIWGGYSALFQTDIKKVLAFSTVSQLGLMVVGMGTGNVSGAMFHLLTHAFFKAGLFLSAGAVIHAVHTQEMRHMGGLRKVLSTTFIGYTICAAALSGLPLLSGFLSKEAILGGAFSWAEHQNTPLAYGVPIILLLSSGLTALYMARQWRLIFFGDYRNKDIPVNQAHEPDWLMRGPVVLLAILSIGFWFSINPLSAHGSWFFQILPLMEEASFWWLAPVSIGLVLIGGWIGFRMSEPSANSLFVQLSISYGFLDVVYKYIIISPTHRLAASLSRADKRVVDGLVNRVGVSTVVLAHLTRVLDRSVVDGLVNGIAWLAGQLGRVTRSVQNGQVQSYITAAVIGLLVVLWWIL; from the coding sequence ATGCCCGTTGATAATTCTCAACTACTTCACCTGCTAACGCTCGTCTTACCTGCACTACCTTTTGCTGGATTTCTGGTATTGGCGGTGGCAAGCCGCCGTATAGCGGGGATACTGGCTATTATACTAACCAGCGCGGGCTTAATATTATCAATTCTGTTAGCGTTAAGTTTAACAGAGCAGTCCGTAGTTGTTCCATTGAATTGGGCAATCCTGTCAGGAGTATCGTTTCCTATGAGCCTGCGGGTCGATGCGCTGGCTGCCATGATGCTCATTCTGGTGCATTTTGTGGCTTTACTTGTCGAAATCTACTCCGTTTCCTATCTGCATGACGAGCCAAAACTGCGCCGGTATTTTGCTTACCTACAGTTATTTGTTGGTTCGATGCTCGGCATTGTGATGGCGGGCAATTTGCTCATCCTGTATGCCTTTTGGGAATTGGTAGGTTTAGCATCGTATCTGTTAATTGGATTTTATGCTGAACGAAAAGCTGCTTCAAAAGCCGCAATGAAAGCCTTCCTGATGAATCGGGTAGGCGATATTGGTTTTCTGATTGGTATTTTCCTTACCTACTATTACTTCGATACACTCGACTTCGACGCGCTGACAGTAAAAAGTGCAGGAGTCATTACGCCCACCTCACTGGGACTTTGTCTGTTTATGGGCTGTGTTGGTAAATCGGCCCAATTCCCGTTGTTGACGTGGCTTCCGGATGCGATGGAAGGCCCCACGCCTGTATCGGCTTTGCTGCACGCTGCCACAATGGTTGCCGCCGGGATTTTTCTACTCGCCCGAATTCACCCGTTAGTATCGCCCGATGCCTTAGTCGTTATCACCTTAGTGGGTACTATTACGACGATTTGGGGTGGGTATTCGGCACTCTTTCAGACAGATATAAAAAAGGTTTTGGCTTTCTCAACGGTCTCGCAGCTGGGTTTGATGGTGGTTGGTATGGGTACCGGAAATGTAAGCGGGGCTATGTTCCACTTACTGACACACGCTTTTTTCAAAGCAGGCTTATTTCTTAGCGCCGGGGCTGTTATCCATGCTGTGCATACGCAGGAAATGCGGCATATGGGGGGGCTACGAAAGGTGCTGTCAACCACATTTATTGGTTATACGATCTGTGCTGCGGCTTTATCTGGGCTGCCTTTGCTGTCTGGATTTCTATCGAAAGAAGCGATTTTGGGGGGAGCATTTAGTTGGGCTGAGCATCAGAACACTCCATTAGCCTACGGCGTCCCAATAATTCTTTTGCTCTCGTCGGGACTTACGGCGCTTTATATGGCCCGGCAGTGGCGGCTCATTTTCTTTGGTGATTATCGCAATAAAGATATTCCTGTAAATCAGGCCCATGAACCTGATTGGCTCATGCGTGGCCCTGTGGTTTTGTTAGCTATTTTGTCGATCGGATTCTGGTTTTCAATCAACCCGCTCTCAGCGCATGGGAGTTGGTTTTTTCAGATACTACCTTTGATGGAGGAGGCTTCTTTCTGGTGGCTGGCTCCGGTTTCGATTGGTCTTGTTTTGATCGGCGGGTGGATTGGTTTTCGAATGTCTGAACCCTCTGCAAATTCCCTGTTTGTTCAGCTATCGATTTCGTACGGGTTTTTAGATGTGGTGTATAAATACATTATCATTAGTCCAACGCATAGACTGGCAGCTTCCCTGAGTCGGGCAGATAAGCGCGTTGTTGATGGCTTAGTAAATAGGGTAGGTGTTTCTACGGTCGTTTTGGCCCACCTGACGCGTGTGCTCGACCGATCTGTTGTTGATGGCCTTGTGAATGGTATCGCCTGGTTGGCTGGCCAACTTGGGCGAGTAACGCGTTCAGTGCAAAATGGCCAGGTGCAGTCGTACATTACGGCGGCTGTAATTGGATTACTAGTGGTACTTTGGTGGATTCTGTAA
- a CDS encoding phytanoyl-CoA dioxygenase family protein has protein sequence MTPAASINLPWVESPFFNQELQQTNLDPVLAEQVRQYAEDSYLIFDPEIDESVLDAAREGVKPLYGNELRTTDAWQTIPAVRQIATAPKILDMLRVLYRREPIPFQTLNFPVGTQQRTHSDSIHFNSIPQRFMCGVWVALEDVHADNGPLHYYPGSHKLPFYDLVDLGLKGSDAKTTEEIYGGTYKQYEERLSEVVKAHGLKKETLNMPKGKAIIWSANLLHGGEKILAPGSTRHSQVNHYFFENCIYYTPLRSDSAIDKLYVRKITNIATGQPVSNTYFDQTLAYKGEGYAKRFTIPESILMLGQYVPKFLLRMLKR, from the coding sequence ATGACACCTGCCGCATCGATCAATCTACCCTGGGTTGAATCCCCTTTTTTCAATCAGGAACTACAACAGACCAATCTTGACCCAGTCCTGGCCGAGCAAGTTCGGCAGTATGCCGAGGATAGCTATCTAATTTTCGACCCAGAAATTGACGAATCAGTCCTCGACGCTGCCCGAGAAGGGGTAAAACCACTGTATGGTAATGAACTACGGACAACAGATGCCTGGCAAACCATTCCAGCCGTTCGCCAAATTGCGACCGCGCCTAAAATTCTGGATATGCTTCGCGTACTCTATCGTCGTGAGCCAATTCCTTTTCAAACCCTCAACTTTCCGGTTGGAACCCAGCAACGCACGCATTCTGACTCCATTCACTTCAATTCGATTCCACAACGATTCATGTGTGGTGTTTGGGTCGCTCTTGAAGATGTGCATGCCGACAATGGGCCGCTTCACTACTACCCCGGTAGTCATAAACTGCCTTTCTATGACCTTGTCGACTTAGGCTTAAAAGGATCGGACGCAAAAACGACGGAAGAAATTTATGGAGGAACTTACAAGCAATATGAAGAGCGCCTGAGTGAAGTTGTTAAAGCACACGGATTGAAAAAAGAAACGCTCAATATGCCCAAAGGGAAGGCCATTATTTGGTCGGCGAACCTATTGCATGGGGGTGAAAAGATTCTGGCTCCCGGCTCCACACGGCATAGCCAGGTAAATCATTATTTCTTTGAAAACTGCATTTATTATACGCCCCTCCGATCTGACTCAGCCATTGATAAACTTTACGTTCGGAAAATAACGAACATTGCCACTGGTCAGCCTGTTTCAAACACCTATTTTGACCAAACGCTAGCTTATAAGGGTGAAGGATACGCTAAGCGATTCACCATTCCAGAATCAATTCTAATGTTGGGCCAGTATGTACCTAAATTCCTGCTGCGAATGCTGAAACGGTAA
- a CDS encoding 2OG-Fe(II) oxygenase, giving the protein MNPFFEPIIDGILTDGYGVTDNFLSPGEITALANRLHERRSAGQFRAAGIGNQSVIVENAIRGDEILWIDEATATPEEAAFLQRIAEFIQYVNQTCYLGLREFEFHYALYPAGTFYKRHLDQFRSDSRRKLSVICYLNTDWQETDGGQLAIYLPDQTGESEQQQKITPIGGRLVCFESGRLEHEVLPATRERLSITGWLKTS; this is encoded by the coding sequence ATGAATCCATTTTTTGAGCCAATCATTGACGGCATTTTGACCGATGGTTATGGCGTTACGGATAACTTCTTAAGCCCTGGCGAAATCACCGCTCTTGCTAATCGGCTCCACGAGCGCCGAAGTGCCGGACAGTTTCGTGCCGCTGGCATTGGTAATCAGTCGGTAATCGTAGAAAATGCGATTCGGGGGGATGAAATTTTGTGGATCGATGAGGCCACAGCTACGCCTGAAGAAGCGGCTTTTCTGCAACGCATCGCCGAGTTTATTCAATATGTGAACCAAACTTGTTACTTGGGCCTGCGCGAGTTTGAATTTCATTACGCCCTCTATCCAGCTGGCACATTCTACAAACGCCACCTCGATCAGTTTCGGAGTGATTCGCGTCGGAAACTTTCAGTTATCTGCTACCTGAATACGGACTGGCAGGAAACCGACGGTGGTCAGCTAGCCATTTATTTACCCGATCAGACTGGAGAATCCGAACAGCAGCAGAAAATTACGCCAATTGGCGGTCGGTTAGTTTGTTTTGAAAGTGGCCGATTAGAGCATGAGGTTTTGCCCGCAACTCGTGAACGGTTGAGTATTACGGGCTGGTTGAAAACGAGTTAA